In one window of Henckelia pumila isolate YLH828 chromosome 1, ASM3356847v2, whole genome shotgun sequence DNA:
- the LOC140874660 gene encoding ASC1-like protein, with protein MGFLEVTKYVDWEQESYPQYQDFIVLPFFAVFFPTLRFFLDRLVFEKIGRRLIFGKGEQAIENESRERKKKIRKFKESAWKCIYYLSAEVLALAVTYDEPWFKNTKYFWVGPGNQSWPDQKYKLKLKGLYMYAGGFYAYSIFALIFWETRRSDFGVSMGHHVATLILIMFSYTSRFARVGSMVLALHDASDVFLEVGKMSKYSGAEALASFSFVLFVLSWVLLRLIYYPFWVLWSTSYEVTQTLDKERHKLEGPIYYYIFNFLLFSLLVLHIYWWVLMFRMLVKQVLARGTVSDDVRSDSEDEEDQHED; from the exons ATGGGCTTTCTTGAGGTGACGAAATATGTGGACTGGGAGCAAGAATCCTACCCGCAATATCAAGATTTCATTGTGTTACCTTTCTTCGCAGTCTTCTTTCCTACTCTTCGATTTTTCCTTGACAGATTAGTTTTCGAG AAAATCGGAAGGCGTCTAATATTTGGAAAAGGAGAGCAAGCCATTGAAAATGAATCACGAGAGCGTAAGAAGAAAATACGTAAATTCAAGGAATCAGCATGGAAATGTATTTACTATCTTTCAGCTGAGGTTTTAGCCCTAGCCGTGACTTATGATGAGCCTTGGTTTAAAAACACCAAATATTTTTGGGTTGGGCCTGGAAACCAATCCTGGCCTGACCAAAAGTACAA GTTGAAACTGAAGGGTCTCTATATGTATGCTGGAGGATTCTACGCGTACTCCATCTTTGCTTTGATATTTTGGGAAACAAGGCGGTCTGATTTTGGAGTTTCTATGGGTCATCATGTTGCAACTTTAATTCTCATTATGTTTTCTTACACGTCGAG GTTTGCGCGTGTCGGTTCAATGGTTTTAGCTCTTCACGATGCGAGTGATGTGTTTCTTGAAGTTGGGAAGATGTCTAAATACAGTGGTGCGGAGGCCTTGGCGAGCTTCTCATTTGTGCTTTTTGTCTTATCGTGGGTCCTACTCCGTCTCATTTACTATCCGTTCTGGGTCCTTTGGAGCACAAG TTACGAAGTGACTCAGACATTGGATAAAGAGAGACACAAATTGGAAGGGCCTATCTATTACTATATCTtcaattttcttcttttctcgtTGCTCGTTCTACATATCTACTGGTGGGTGTTGATGTTCCGGATGCTTGTCAAACAAGTCCTTGCCAGGGGCACAGTTAGTGATGATGTTCGATCTG ATTCTGAAGATGAAGAAGATCAACATGAAGATTGA